The following are encoded together in the Drosophila sechellia strain sech25 chromosome 3R, ASM438219v1, whole genome shotgun sequence genome:
- the LOC6614013 gene encoding TBC1 domain family member 4 isoform X2: MKTRLVSLTFRGSASVDPRYSASMLPWTINDIRSTESYTKLSVGIEHGILESYNSDFELQFSHPLKHIVGMCRIIHKPQAKSIGNGFLQLKSSGGQASSSSAGASSMAGGASSSLTGNGLRHTLTASTSYGSLSSSAASAYQLQLQQSAEASAEQPQNFMEFQGPITGLVYLLKDPKDPLLHIYLFECEAVEEMAELMHQMRDPAHTLGGSVGSIPQTLIGGGGGSHGNSNGALNGIHATPATNLKMSEAMRNAQHDTSPNPVSSKMKASKSYTHGLSSSSGTVNIPTSTSAQSNLSLLADISPNHTHFFEVMYVGKIRVSQKRVPNTFIDDALPKFKAYDAQRLRLLQNRKMSLSSEGGVGIEAKPSSSLKSHDLKEEDEEEQEQHKGQDDSQHSQAKPLVQLQLTGAEEGAAPRPLEDNKEKKSPEKRPLLRGQSQIELGHKEHIPKQRDRSASQGCIPPYVEQNRTMVFLVGRCDLRLISPDRKQVLLYKDFKDVASCVHGQKSLDHFGIICRELNNDGYIGYVFKCQSEHVCDDIVAAIAQAFDTCAEQKKKQDTQIFSCEHCPMLWYHKLCTDVEGLSEKKTQALILRRIETLSDDEQEIVWAKFCGSEKTNSPVAEQNQFLMMLLRAHCESRQQRHVHDTAENRSEFLNQYLGGSTIFMKAKRSLTNSFDNLLKRKPSKDDIAVPSHNLRDIREGSAEPLGTQSPPEGFRSRSNTVGASPSSKPTAEQLKSPMMDIFIKVGNSPKESETHQGSWRQAILNSVVTPSKGLDSEVPTEFLSPMRKPVKRGKRNADELRELWRTAIRQTIMLNRMETENAMLQARQNENELKRIKLDYEEIVPCDKQLIERWEQIIERNSTQIGNKKDPKVLGHAIRTGVPRSKRGDVWTFLAEQHSMNTAPVDTKRFPNFNTPYHTLLKHLTEHQHAIFIDLGRTFPNHQFYKDPLGLGQLSLFNLLKAYSILDPELGYCQGLGFICGVLLLHCDEANAFQLLKHLMFRRNMRTKYLPDMKKFQLQLYQLSRLVKDHLPDLYVWLDQNDVSPTLYAAPWILTVFSSQFPLGFVARVFDLLFLESSDVIFKFAIALLSVHKQQLLAKDNFEEIMDYLKTVVPKMEHTCMEQIMKLVFSMDIGKQLAEYNVEYNVLQEEITTTNHHLEMLNREKTQNQHLEQQLQFAQSSIAQLETTRSSQQAQITTLQSQVQSLELTIQTLGRYVGQLVEHNPDLELPNEVRRMLQQLDDLDRQRRKPIFTERKIGKSVSVNSHLGFPLKVLEELTERDELGSPQKQKKEKTPFFEQLRQQQQQHRLNGGGQSSNVGESVSPTPPSRPNRLLDNASARTVMQVKLDELKLPEHVDKFVANIKSPLEVDSGVGTPLSPPSTASNSSGGSIFSRMGYRTTPPALSPLAQRQSYGVANTTAPSPQHMDEVAPATTLAVLPRDDVEEPQPMHPLSMVGGDVNVRFKGTTQLKSIRPVHHMRAIPLGGVQHPSSTEPAVRVAPVPVELAPPAATATTGRS, encoded by the exons TTGTCGGTGGGCATCGAGCATGGCATCCTGGAGTCGTACAACTCGGACTTTGAGCTGCAGTTCAGCCATCCCCTGAAGCATATCGTCGGCATGTGCCGCATCATCCACAAGCCGCAGGCGAAGAGCATTGGCAACGGCTTCCTGCAACTGAAGTCGAGCGGTGGCCAGGCGTCGTCCTCCTCGGCAGGCGCATCCTCGATGGCCGGCGGAGCCAGCAGCTCGCTGACCGGAAACGGACTGCGCCACACACTGACCGCATCCACGTCGTACGGCTCGCTCTCCTCCAGCGCGGCGTCTGCTTatcagctgcagttgcagcagtCGGCGGAGGCATCCGCGGAGCAGCCGCAGAACTTCATGGAGTTCCAGGGACCCATAACCGGGCTGGTCTACTTGCTGAAGGATCCCAAGGACCCGCTGCTGCACATCTATCTGTTCGAGTGCGAGGCCGTCGAGGAG ATGGCCGAGCTGATGCACCAGATGCGTGACCCCGCCCACACGCTGGGAGGTTCCGTGGGCAGCATTCCGCAGACGCTGATCGGCGGCGGTGGAGGCAGCCACGGAAACTCCAATGGAGCGCTGAACGGAATCCACGCCACGCCCGCCACGAATCTGAAGATGAGCGAGGCAATGCGCAATGCTCAGCACGACACCAGCCCCAATCCAGTCAGCTCTAAGATGAAGGCCTCCAAGTCGTACACCCATGGCCTGAGTAGCTCCTCGGGCACGGTGAACATTCCCACGTCCACGTCGGCCCAGAGCAATCTCTCCCTGCTAGCGGACATCTCGCCGAACCACACGCACTTCTTCGAGGTGATGTACGTGGGCAAGATCCGGGTGTCCCAGAAGCGGGTGCCCAACACCTTCATTGACGACGCCCTGCCCAAGTTCAAGGCGTACGATGCCCAGCGCCTGAGACTTCTCCAGAACCGCAAGATGTCTCTCAGCAGTGAGGGTGGTGTGGGCATCGAAGCGAAGCCCAGCAGCTCCCTTAAGAGTCACGATTTgaaggaggaggacgaggaggagcaggagcagcacaaGGGGCAGGACGATTCACAGCATTCACAGGCCAAGCCCTTGGTGCAACTACAGCTGACGGGCGCCGAGGAAGGAGCTGCCCCGCGACCCCTGGAGGACAACAAGGAGAAGAAGTCCCCGGAGAAACGGCCGCTGCTGCGAGGTCAGAGTCAAATCGAACTGGGCCACAAGGAGCA CATACCCAAGCAGAGGGATCGCTCCGCCTCGCAGGGCTGCATTCCGCCGTATGTGGAGCAGAACCGGACGATGGTGTTCCTGGTGGGCCGGTGCGATCTCCGACTCATCTCGCCCGATCGCAAGCAGGTTCTGCTCTACAAGGACTTCAAGGACGTGGCCAGCTGCGTGCACGGCCAGAAGTCGCTGGATCACTTCGGCATCATCTGCCGGGAGCTGAACAACGATGGCTACATTGGCTACGTGTTCAAGTGCCAGTCGGAGCATGTGTGCGATGACATAGTGGCGGCCATTGCCCAGGCCTTTGACACCTGCGCCgagcagaagaagaagcaggaTACCCAAATCTTCAGCTGCGAGCACTGTCCGATGCTCTGGTACCACAAACTATGCACTGACGTCGAAGGCCTTTCCGAGAAGAAGACCCAGGCCCTGATCCTGCGCCGAATCGAGACTTTGAGCGACGACGAGCAGGAGATTGTGTGGGCCAAGTTCTGCGGCTCTGAGAAGACCAACTCTCCGGTGGCCGAGCAAAATCAGTTTCTCATGATGCTGCTCAGGGCGCACTGCGAGTCCAGACAGCAGAGACATGTCCACGACACCGCCGAGAACCGGTCGGAGTTCCTTAACCAATATCTCGGTGGCAGCACCATATTCATGAAGGCCAAGCGCTCGCTTACCAACTCGTTTGATAATCTCCTCAAGCGGAAGCCCTCCAAGGATGACATTGCTGTGCCGTCGCACAACTTGAGGGACATCAGGGAGGGATCCGCCGAGCCGCTGGGCACCCAGTCACCTCCCGAGGGCTTCCGATCGCGATCGAACACGGTGGGAGCTAGTCCCAGCAGCAAGCCCACAGCTGAGCAACTAAAGAGTCCCATGATGGATAT ATTCATCAAGGTGGGCAACAGTCCCAAAGAGTCGGAAACCCATCAGGGCTCCTGGCGTCAGGCCATACTTAATAGTGTAGTGACACCATCCAAGGGTCTGGATAGTGAGGTGCCCACCGAGTTTCTGTCGCCAATGCGAAAGC CGGTCAAGCGTGGAAAGCGGAATGCGGATGAGCTGAGGGAACTGTGGCGCACTGCCATTCGGCAGACTATAATGCTGAACCGCATGGAGACGGAGAACGCCATGTTGCAGGCGCGGCAGAATGAGAACGAGCTAAAGCGCATTAAACTGGACTACGAGGAGATTGTGCCCTGCGACAAGCAGCTAATCGAGCGATGGGAGCAGATCATCGAGCGCAACTCCACACAGATAGGCAACAAGAAGGATCCCAAGGTCCTGGGCCACGCCATTCGCACCGGAGTACCGCGATCGAAGCGCGGCGATGTCTGGACCTTCCTGGCCGAGCAGCATTCCATGAACACGGCACCGGTGGACACAAAGCGATTCCCCAACTTCAATACACCGTATCACACGCTGCTGAAACACCTCACTGAGCATCAGCATGCTATTTTCATCGATCTGGGCAGGACGTTTCCCAATCACCAGTTCTACAAAGATCCGCTTGGTCTCGGCCAGTTGTCGCTGTTTAACCTGCTGAAGGCGTATTCCATTCTAGATCCGGAATTAGGGTACTGCCAGGGTCTGGGCTTCATCTGCGGCGTCTTACTCCTACAT TGTGATGAAGCCAATGCATTTCAACTGCTGAAGCACTTGATGTTCCGCCGTAATATGCGCACAAAATACCTGCCTGACATGAAAAAGTTTCAACTGCAGCTGTATCAGCTCTCCCGATTGGTCAAGGATCATCTGCCAGATCTGTACGTGTGGCTCGATCAGAACGATGTCTCGCCCACTTTGTATGCGGCTCCATGGATCCTCACCGTCTTTAGCTCACAGTTTCCGCTGGGTTTCGTGGCCCGCGTCTTTGATCTGCTCTTCCTGGAATCCTCCGATGTAATCTTTAAGTTTGCCATTGCCCTGCTCTCCGTGCACAAGCAGCAACTACTGGCCAAGGATAACTTCGAAGAGATTATGGACTATCTGAAGACCGTCGTCCCGAAGATGGAGCACACCTGCATGGAGCAGATTATGAAGCTGGTCTTTAGCATGGACATAGGAAAGCAGCTTGCCGAATACAATGTGGAGTACAATGTGCTGCAGGAGGAGATTACCACCACCAACCATCACCTAGAAATGCTGAACAGGGAGAAGACGCAGAATCAGCATCTGGAGCAGCAGTTGCAG TTTGCTCAATCTTCGATTGCTCAGCTGGAGACGACTCGTTCCTCACAGCAAGCTCAGATAACCACGCTGCAATCGCAAGTTCAGTCTCTGGAGCTAACCATCCAAACGCTCGGTCGCTACGTTGGCCAACTGGTGGAACACAATCCCGACCTGGAGCTGCCAAACGAGGTGCGACGCATGCTCCAGCAGCTGGACGACTTGGACCGCCAGCGTCGCAAGCCCATATTCACCGAACGCAAGATCGGCAAATCCGTTTCCGTCAACAGTCACTTGGGGTTTCCACTCAAGGTGCTCGAAGAGCTGACCGAAAGAGACGAACTTGGTTCGCCACAAAAGCAGAAGAAGGAGAAGACACctttttttgaacagttgcgtcagcagcagcaacagcatcgcCTCAACGGCGGCGGCCAGTCATCTAATGTCGGTGAGTCGGTGTCCCCGACTCCACCTTCGCGACCCAATCGCCTCCTGGACAATGCCAGCGCTCGGACCGTAATGCAAGTGAAACTGGATGAGCTGAAGCTGCCGGAGCACGTGGATAAGTTCGTAGCAAATATCAAAAGTCCCTTGGAGGTGGATTCCGGCGTAGGCACGCCTCTCAGCCCACCCAGCACGGCGAGTAACAGCAGCGGAGGAAGCATATTCAGCCGCATGGGCTATCGAACAACTCCCCCAGCCCTTTCCCCGCTCGCCCAGCGGCAAAGTTACGGCGTGGCAAATACCACAGCACCATCTCCGCAGCACATGGATGAGGTGGCGCCCGCAACGACATTGGCTGTATTGCCGCGGGATGATGTCGAGGAGCCACAGCCCATGCATCCGCTCAGCATGGTCGGGGGCGATGTGAACGTGCGCTTTAAGGGCACCACGCAGCTCAAATCCATACGTCCGGTGCACCACATGCGTGCGATTCCGCTGGGTGGAGTACAGCATCCTTCCAGCACGGAGCCCGCGGTGCGAGTGGCTCCCGTGCCCGTGGAGCTGGCCCCGCCAGCGGCCACTGCGACCACCGGCCGCAGCTAA
- the LOC6614013 gene encoding TBC1 domain family member 4 isoform X1, which translates to MKTRLVSLTFRGSASVDPRYSASMLPWTINDIRSTESYTKLSVGIEHGILESYNSDFELQFSHPLKHIVGMCRIIHKPQAKSIGNGFLQLKSSGGQASSSSAGASSMAGGASSSLTGNGLRHTLTASTSYGSLSSSAASAYQLQLQQSAEASAEQPQNFMEFQGPITGLVYLLKDPKDPLLHIYLFECEAVEEMAELMHQMRDPAHTLGGSVGSIPQTLIGGGGGSHGNSNGALNGIHATPATNLKMSEAMRNAQHDTSPNPVSSKMKASKSYTHGLSSSSGTVNIPTSTSAQSNLSLLADISPNHTHFFEVMYVGKIRVSQKRVPNTFIDDALPKFKAYDAQRLRLLQNRKMSLSSEGGVGIEAKPSSSLKSHDLKEEDEEEQEQHKGQDDSQHSQAKPLVQLQLTGAEEGAAPRPLEDNKEKKSPEKRPLLRGQSQIELGHKEHSDGFQPSAANSQLEAPNVIVNKQPTPPRDQGVGTGTASASAGPSQLHPNYAMDNIPKQRDRSASQGCIPPYVEQNRTMVFLVGRCDLRLISPDRKQVLLYKDFKDVASCVHGQKSLDHFGIICRELNNDGYIGYVFKCQSEHVCDDIVAAIAQAFDTCAEQKKKQDTQIFSCEHCPMLWYHKLCTDVEGLSEKKTQALILRRIETLSDDEQEIVWAKFCGSEKTNSPVAEQNQFLMMLLRAHCESRQQRHVHDTAENRSEFLNQYLGGSTIFMKAKRSLTNSFDNLLKRKPSKDDIAVPSHNLRDIREGSAEPLGTQSPPEGFRSRSNTVGASPSSKPTAEQLKSPMMDIFIKVGNSPKESETHQGSWRQAILNSVVTPSKGLDSEVPTEFLSPMRKPVKRGKRNADELRELWRTAIRQTIMLNRMETENAMLQARQNENELKRIKLDYEEIVPCDKQLIERWEQIIERNSTQIGNKKDPKVLGHAIRTGVPRSKRGDVWTFLAEQHSMNTAPVDTKRFPNFNTPYHTLLKHLTEHQHAIFIDLGRTFPNHQFYKDPLGLGQLSLFNLLKAYSILDPELGYCQGLGFICGVLLLHCDEANAFQLLKHLMFRRNMRTKYLPDMKKFQLQLYQLSRLVKDHLPDLYVWLDQNDVSPTLYAAPWILTVFSSQFPLGFVARVFDLLFLESSDVIFKFAIALLSVHKQQLLAKDNFEEIMDYLKTVVPKMEHTCMEQIMKLVFSMDIGKQLAEYNVEYNVLQEEITTTNHHLEMLNREKTQNQHLEQQLQFAQSSIAQLETTRSSQQAQITTLQSQVQSLELTIQTLGRYVGQLVEHNPDLELPNEVRRMLQQLDDLDRQRRKPIFTERKIGKSVSVNSHLGFPLKVLEELTERDELGSPQKQKKEKTPFFEQLRQQQQQHRLNGGGQSSNVGESVSPTPPSRPNRLLDNASARTVMQVKLDELKLPEHVDKFVANIKSPLEVDSGVGTPLSPPSTASNSSGGSIFSRMGYRTTPPALSPLAQRQSYGVANTTAPSPQHMDEVAPATTLAVLPRDDVEEPQPMHPLSMVGGDVNVRFKGTTQLKSIRPVHHMRAIPLGGVQHPSSTEPAVRVAPVPVELAPPAATATTGRS; encoded by the exons TTGTCGGTGGGCATCGAGCATGGCATCCTGGAGTCGTACAACTCGGACTTTGAGCTGCAGTTCAGCCATCCCCTGAAGCATATCGTCGGCATGTGCCGCATCATCCACAAGCCGCAGGCGAAGAGCATTGGCAACGGCTTCCTGCAACTGAAGTCGAGCGGTGGCCAGGCGTCGTCCTCCTCGGCAGGCGCATCCTCGATGGCCGGCGGAGCCAGCAGCTCGCTGACCGGAAACGGACTGCGCCACACACTGACCGCATCCACGTCGTACGGCTCGCTCTCCTCCAGCGCGGCGTCTGCTTatcagctgcagttgcagcagtCGGCGGAGGCATCCGCGGAGCAGCCGCAGAACTTCATGGAGTTCCAGGGACCCATAACCGGGCTGGTCTACTTGCTGAAGGATCCCAAGGACCCGCTGCTGCACATCTATCTGTTCGAGTGCGAGGCCGTCGAGGAG ATGGCCGAGCTGATGCACCAGATGCGTGACCCCGCCCACACGCTGGGAGGTTCCGTGGGCAGCATTCCGCAGACGCTGATCGGCGGCGGTGGAGGCAGCCACGGAAACTCCAATGGAGCGCTGAACGGAATCCACGCCACGCCCGCCACGAATCTGAAGATGAGCGAGGCAATGCGCAATGCTCAGCACGACACCAGCCCCAATCCAGTCAGCTCTAAGATGAAGGCCTCCAAGTCGTACACCCATGGCCTGAGTAGCTCCTCGGGCACGGTGAACATTCCCACGTCCACGTCGGCCCAGAGCAATCTCTCCCTGCTAGCGGACATCTCGCCGAACCACACGCACTTCTTCGAGGTGATGTACGTGGGCAAGATCCGGGTGTCCCAGAAGCGGGTGCCCAACACCTTCATTGACGACGCCCTGCCCAAGTTCAAGGCGTACGATGCCCAGCGCCTGAGACTTCTCCAGAACCGCAAGATGTCTCTCAGCAGTGAGGGTGGTGTGGGCATCGAAGCGAAGCCCAGCAGCTCCCTTAAGAGTCACGATTTgaaggaggaggacgaggaggagcaggagcagcacaaGGGGCAGGACGATTCACAGCATTCACAGGCCAAGCCCTTGGTGCAACTACAGCTGACGGGCGCCGAGGAAGGAGCTGCCCCGCGACCCCTGGAGGACAACAAGGAGAAGAAGTCCCCGGAGAAACGGCCGCTGCTGCGAGGTCAGAGTCAAATCGAACTGGGCCACAAGGAGCA CTCCGACGGTTTCCAGCCATCAGCAGCCAATAGCCAACTGGAGGCGCCCAATGTCATTGTAAACAAGCAGCCCACGCCGCCCAGGGATCAGGGTGTGGGCACTGGGACCGCTTCCGCTTCTGCGGGTCCCAGTCAACTGCATCCCAATTATGCGATGGATAA CATACCCAAGCAGAGGGATCGCTCCGCCTCGCAGGGCTGCATTCCGCCGTATGTGGAGCAGAACCGGACGATGGTGTTCCTGGTGGGCCGGTGCGATCTCCGACTCATCTCGCCCGATCGCAAGCAGGTTCTGCTCTACAAGGACTTCAAGGACGTGGCCAGCTGCGTGCACGGCCAGAAGTCGCTGGATCACTTCGGCATCATCTGCCGGGAGCTGAACAACGATGGCTACATTGGCTACGTGTTCAAGTGCCAGTCGGAGCATGTGTGCGATGACATAGTGGCGGCCATTGCCCAGGCCTTTGACACCTGCGCCgagcagaagaagaagcaggaTACCCAAATCTTCAGCTGCGAGCACTGTCCGATGCTCTGGTACCACAAACTATGCACTGACGTCGAAGGCCTTTCCGAGAAGAAGACCCAGGCCCTGATCCTGCGCCGAATCGAGACTTTGAGCGACGACGAGCAGGAGATTGTGTGGGCCAAGTTCTGCGGCTCTGAGAAGACCAACTCTCCGGTGGCCGAGCAAAATCAGTTTCTCATGATGCTGCTCAGGGCGCACTGCGAGTCCAGACAGCAGAGACATGTCCACGACACCGCCGAGAACCGGTCGGAGTTCCTTAACCAATATCTCGGTGGCAGCACCATATTCATGAAGGCCAAGCGCTCGCTTACCAACTCGTTTGATAATCTCCTCAAGCGGAAGCCCTCCAAGGATGACATTGCTGTGCCGTCGCACAACTTGAGGGACATCAGGGAGGGATCCGCCGAGCCGCTGGGCACCCAGTCACCTCCCGAGGGCTTCCGATCGCGATCGAACACGGTGGGAGCTAGTCCCAGCAGCAAGCCCACAGCTGAGCAACTAAAGAGTCCCATGATGGATAT ATTCATCAAGGTGGGCAACAGTCCCAAAGAGTCGGAAACCCATCAGGGCTCCTGGCGTCAGGCCATACTTAATAGTGTAGTGACACCATCCAAGGGTCTGGATAGTGAGGTGCCCACCGAGTTTCTGTCGCCAATGCGAAAGC CGGTCAAGCGTGGAAAGCGGAATGCGGATGAGCTGAGGGAACTGTGGCGCACTGCCATTCGGCAGACTATAATGCTGAACCGCATGGAGACGGAGAACGCCATGTTGCAGGCGCGGCAGAATGAGAACGAGCTAAAGCGCATTAAACTGGACTACGAGGAGATTGTGCCCTGCGACAAGCAGCTAATCGAGCGATGGGAGCAGATCATCGAGCGCAACTCCACACAGATAGGCAACAAGAAGGATCCCAAGGTCCTGGGCCACGCCATTCGCACCGGAGTACCGCGATCGAAGCGCGGCGATGTCTGGACCTTCCTGGCCGAGCAGCATTCCATGAACACGGCACCGGTGGACACAAAGCGATTCCCCAACTTCAATACACCGTATCACACGCTGCTGAAACACCTCACTGAGCATCAGCATGCTATTTTCATCGATCTGGGCAGGACGTTTCCCAATCACCAGTTCTACAAAGATCCGCTTGGTCTCGGCCAGTTGTCGCTGTTTAACCTGCTGAAGGCGTATTCCATTCTAGATCCGGAATTAGGGTACTGCCAGGGTCTGGGCTTCATCTGCGGCGTCTTACTCCTACAT TGTGATGAAGCCAATGCATTTCAACTGCTGAAGCACTTGATGTTCCGCCGTAATATGCGCACAAAATACCTGCCTGACATGAAAAAGTTTCAACTGCAGCTGTATCAGCTCTCCCGATTGGTCAAGGATCATCTGCCAGATCTGTACGTGTGGCTCGATCAGAACGATGTCTCGCCCACTTTGTATGCGGCTCCATGGATCCTCACCGTCTTTAGCTCACAGTTTCCGCTGGGTTTCGTGGCCCGCGTCTTTGATCTGCTCTTCCTGGAATCCTCCGATGTAATCTTTAAGTTTGCCATTGCCCTGCTCTCCGTGCACAAGCAGCAACTACTGGCCAAGGATAACTTCGAAGAGATTATGGACTATCTGAAGACCGTCGTCCCGAAGATGGAGCACACCTGCATGGAGCAGATTATGAAGCTGGTCTTTAGCATGGACATAGGAAAGCAGCTTGCCGAATACAATGTGGAGTACAATGTGCTGCAGGAGGAGATTACCACCACCAACCATCACCTAGAAATGCTGAACAGGGAGAAGACGCAGAATCAGCATCTGGAGCAGCAGTTGCAG TTTGCTCAATCTTCGATTGCTCAGCTGGAGACGACTCGTTCCTCACAGCAAGCTCAGATAACCACGCTGCAATCGCAAGTTCAGTCTCTGGAGCTAACCATCCAAACGCTCGGTCGCTACGTTGGCCAACTGGTGGAACACAATCCCGACCTGGAGCTGCCAAACGAGGTGCGACGCATGCTCCAGCAGCTGGACGACTTGGACCGCCAGCGTCGCAAGCCCATATTCACCGAACGCAAGATCGGCAAATCCGTTTCCGTCAACAGTCACTTGGGGTTTCCACTCAAGGTGCTCGAAGAGCTGACCGAAAGAGACGAACTTGGTTCGCCACAAAAGCAGAAGAAGGAGAAGACACctttttttgaacagttgcgtcagcagcagcaacagcatcgcCTCAACGGCGGCGGCCAGTCATCTAATGTCGGTGAGTCGGTGTCCCCGACTCCACCTTCGCGACCCAATCGCCTCCTGGACAATGCCAGCGCTCGGACCGTAATGCAAGTGAAACTGGATGAGCTGAAGCTGCCGGAGCACGTGGATAAGTTCGTAGCAAATATCAAAAGTCCCTTGGAGGTGGATTCCGGCGTAGGCACGCCTCTCAGCCCACCCAGCACGGCGAGTAACAGCAGCGGAGGAAGCATATTCAGCCGCATGGGCTATCGAACAACTCCCCCAGCCCTTTCCCCGCTCGCCCAGCGGCAAAGTTACGGCGTGGCAAATACCACAGCACCATCTCCGCAGCACATGGATGAGGTGGCGCCCGCAACGACATTGGCTGTATTGCCGCGGGATGATGTCGAGGAGCCACAGCCCATGCATCCGCTCAGCATGGTCGGGGGCGATGTGAACGTGCGCTTTAAGGGCACCACGCAGCTCAAATCCATACGTCCGGTGCACCACATGCGTGCGATTCCGCTGGGTGGAGTACAGCATCCTTCCAGCACGGAGCCCGCGGTGCGAGTGGCTCCCGTGCCCGTGGAGCTGGCCCCGCCAGCGGCCACTGCGACCACCGGCCGCAGCTAA